The stretch of DNA TTGCCGAGAGCAACCGGAAGATCGCCTTTCAGGTCAATCGGGACGGCCCGGCAAATATTGCAGCCGCATGCGCCACCGCAGGCGTTCCGCTGATTCACATATCGACCGATTATGTGTACGGCGGCGACAAGGAAGGTGCCTACACAGAGGACGACCCCATGGCCCCCCTGGGGGTGTACGCCGAAAGCAAGGCCGCCGGGGACAGACAGGTTGCGGATATCCTGAGGGCGCATGTCATCGTTCGCACCGCCTGGGTTTACAGTGTCCACGGGCACAATTTCGTCAAAACCATGCTGCGCCTCGGCAGGGACCGGGAGCGGCTAACCGTTGTGGACGACCAAGAGGGCTGCCCCACGGATGCGGCCGACCTGGCTGCGGCGATTCTCGATATCGTCGGCTCTTTTCAGCGCGAAGGCGACGCTCCCTGGGGAACCTACCACTATTGCGGCGGCGGGCACACTA from Deltaproteobacteria bacterium encodes:
- the rfbD gene encoding dTDP-4-dehydrorhamnose reductase, whose amino-acid sequence is MKVLVTGSKGQVGRELQNRGAEKGLTMIGVDIEEIDITDMRAVARLVEASAPDLVVNAAAYTAVDLAESNRKIAFQVNRDGPANIAAACATAGVPLIHISTDYVYGGDKEGAYTEDDPMAPLGVYAESKAAGDRQVADILRAHVIVRTAWVYSVHGHNFVKTMLRLGRDRERLTVVDDQEGCPTDAADLAAAILDIVGSFQREGDAPWGTYHYCGGGHTTWHGFASMVFEIAARYETFNVRSIQPVPTSAYPTPAKRPANSVLDCSKIKAAFGIVPPPWEKSLAGMLDRLYRRKGVAE